TTTATTTCGCAGCTATATTGATCACTGCTAACAAAATGTAAACACTACGTAGTATGTTAGTCAAAGCGAGGTGGTTCTCGCATTGGTTCTCGTGGGGGTATCTCAAGTTCTACCCCACCCATCTGTTTGAAAAGCTTGTGGATAAATGTTCCAAGTCCCTTCTCTGGAATCTCTTGGACATGAAATGTAGGCAATATGTTGGCTGCGTCTTTATCGTGAAGATTAGCAAGATAATCAAACAACCTCTTTAAGTTCTTCAGTAGAGAGTTGTTCGATTAACATAATCGCCTGCTTTTGTAAGTCCATTTTTTGCATAATCAAACCTCCTTTTTAGATAATAACACGATTGTTGCTACGTCACTTCTGGTGGGCGACGTATCGATGTCGGTTGGATAATTTTGCGTTGATCGGGTGTCAGACGTGCCAATAACGCCTCCGAATGCGGATAGTCAAAACGCTCGCGGACATACCGCGGCGAATAACGATAAACAATCGACCGGCGATACCCTTCATTCGTCCGTTCTGCCGATCCGTGTGTAATTTTATCCGTGAACATCACGACATCGCCCGCCTTGAGATAGATTTCCTTCGTCCCGAAGGCAGTCCCTGCAGGTTTGCCGCTCACACCGTCGTAAACCAAACCTTTCCCATCGACCTTCAAACGCGGATGAATCTCCGTACATTTATGACTCCCCGGCACCAACACCGGTGCACCGTCTCCTGGTCCAATATCGTTGAGTGCCATGAGGACGTTAATCTGCCCGACCATCCATTCGCCCGTCTGCTCCTGTCGAAATGTTAGGTAGCTGAGGGGGACATGCCCGCCACAGTGGATATGAATGAAACCGCCAGGACCACGGACGTTCAGGAAATTCTCGTGGATAGAGAGTCCATTGACTTCATGGACGTATTTCCGCA
The nucleotide sequence above comes from Candidatus Poribacteria bacterium. Encoded proteins:
- a CDS encoding phytanoyl-CoA dioxygenase family protein, with the protein product MDQEVQDYLFDLQGYLVLENAISEDDLEKMNAWIDAHWEYVEEPWEEHTEDKRIPRWIGNIETHTYNIENGVNFQNIIEGGGVFEKLIDHPAWINLVRKYVHEVNGLSIHENFLNVRGPGGFIHIHCGGHVPLSYLTFRQEQTGEWMVGQINVLMALNDIGPGDGAPVLVPGSHKCTEIHPRLKVDGKGLVYDGVSGKPAGTAFGTKEIYLKAGDVVMFTDKITHGSAERTNEGYRRSIVYRYSPRYVRERFDYPHSEALLARLTPDQRKIIQPTSIRRPPEVT